One segment of Eschrichtius robustus isolate mEscRob2 chromosome 3, mEscRob2.pri, whole genome shotgun sequence DNA contains the following:
- the AGMAT gene encoding guanidino acid hydrolase, mitochondrial: MLRLLASGCARGLGGGGGARGLAPGGRARPAAGLCDPGGSQSRQASDAPRNQPPSSEFVARSVGICSMMRLPVQASPEGLDAAFIGVPLDIGTSNRPGARFGPRRIREESVLLRPANPSTGALPFQSLMVADLGDVNVNLYNLQDSCRLIREAYQKIVAAGCIPLTLGGDHTITYPILQAMAEKHGPVGLVHVDAHMDTADTALGEKLYHGTPFRRCVDEGLLDCKRVVQIGIRGSSMTLDTYRYSRSQGFRVVLAEDCWMKSLVPLMGKVRQQMGVRPIYISFDIDGLDPAYAPGTGTPEIAGLTPSQALEIIRGCQGLNVVGCDLVEVSPPYDPSGNTALMAANLLFEMLCVLPKVTVV, encoded by the exons ATGCTGCGGCTGCTGGCGTCCGGCTGCGCCCGGGGcctggggggcggcgggggcgcgcGGGGCCTGGCTCCCGGGGGCCGCGCGCGTCCTGCCGCGGGGCTCTGCGACCCCGGCGGCAGCCAGAGCCGCCAGGCCTCCGACGCCCCCCGGAACCAACCTCCCAGCTCCGAGTTCGTGGCCCGGTCGGTGGGCATCTGCTCCATGATGCGGCTGCCCGTGCAGGCCTCCCCCGAGGGGCTGGATGCCGCCTTCATCGGGGTGCCGCTGGACATTGGGACCTCCAACCGGCCCGGGGCGAG ATTTGGACCCCGACGGATCCGCGAAGAATCAGTGCTGCTTCGGCCAGCCAACCCTAGCACAGGAGCCCTCCCCTTCCAGTCCCTCATGGTTGCAGACCTAGGCGATGTGAATGTCAATCTTTACAACCTTCAGGACAGCTGCCGCCTAATTCGAGAGGCCTATCAGAAAATTGTAGCAGCTGGCTGTATTCCTCTGACCTTGG gTGGAGATCACACAATCACCTATCCTATATTGCAAGCGATGGCAGAAAA GCATGGGCCTGTAGGGCTGGTGCACGTGGACGCACACATGGACACGGCGGACACGGCCCTGGGTGAGAAGCTCTATCACGGGACGCCCTTCCGCCGGTGCGTGGACGAGGGACTCCTGGACTGTAAGCGCGTGGTACAGATCGGCATCCGGGGCTCTTCCATGACCTTGGATACCTACAGATACAGCCGGAGCCAG GGCTTCCGGGTGGTCCTGGCCGAAGACTGCTGGATGAAGTCACTGGTTCCGCTGATGGGAAAAGTGAGGCAGCAGATGGGAGTCAGACCCATTTATATCAGCTTTGATATTGACGGCTTGGACCCTGCCTATGCCCCAGGGACAGGGACACCCGAAATTGCTGGTCTCACCCCTAGTCAG GCTCTGGAGATCATCCGGGGTTGTCAAGGCCTGAACGTGGTGGGTTGTGATCTTGTGGAGGTTTCACCGCCGTACGATCCTTCTG GAAACACAGCCCTCATGGCGGCTAACCTGCTGTTTGagatgctgtgtgttctccccaAAGTGACAGTCGTCTGA